A single genomic interval of Daucus carota subsp. sativus chromosome 1, DH1 v3.0, whole genome shotgun sequence harbors:
- the LOC108211327 gene encoding protein NRT1/ PTR FAMILY 4.3 — protein sequence MEIDTATGEHKESHNANNVCDEETTVDWRGKPSNPNKHGGMRAASFVLGLQTFEIMGIAAVGNNLITYVINEMHFPLSKSANIVTNFVGTIFLLALLGGYISDSYLGCFWTVLIFGFIEFSGFILLSVQAHLPQLKPPKCNMISDGEQCVEAKGFKALIFFMALYLVALGSGCVKPNMIAHGADQFNRKDSKQSKKLSSYFNAAYFAFSLGELVALTLLVWLQTHSGMDIGFGVSAAAMALGLISLVCGTIFYKNKPPRGSIITPILQVFVAAIIKRKKESPSDPHLLHGIEGKTPNANAATAYDVGHPQYTNRFGFLNKACIKAGSEGNINESAWRLCTVNQVEQVKILITVVPIFACTIVFNTILAQLQTFSVQQGSSMDTQLTRSFHIPPASLQAIPYIILIFLVPLYDRFFVPFARKITGHESGISPLRRIGLGLFVATFSMVAAAIMEKRRRVAAVESNEIISIFWITPQYLIFGLSEMFTAIGLIEFFYKQNIKGMQSFLTAMTYCSYSFGFYLSSVLVSLVNKITSNSSSRGWMGENDLNHDRLDLFYWFLAVLSLINFVNYLFWAKWYNRSIPLVLDAKPQFDSKSVKANYVGDDMA from the exons ATGGAGATCGATACAGCAACAGGTGAACATAAAGAATCACATAATGCTAACAATGTGTGTGATGAAGAGACTACAGTTGATTGGAGAGGCAAACCCTCCAATCCTAACAAGCATGGTGGAATGAGAGCTGCTTCCTTTGTCCTtg GGCTGCAAACATTCGAGATCATGGGAATAGCAGCAGTAGGGAACAATTTGATCACCTATGTGATCAATGAGATGCACTTTCCTCTGTCGAAATCTGCAAATATTGTCACCAACTTCGTGGGCACAATTTTCCTTCTGGCACTCCTTGGTGGTTACATTTCTGATTCTTATCTTGGCTGCTTTTGGACCGTCCTCATCTTTGGCTTTATTGAATTCTCT GGCTTCATATTGCTCTCAGTCCAAGCCCATCTTCCACAGCTAAAGCCACCAAAATGCAACATGATAAGTGATGGGGAGCAATGTGTAGAGGCAAAAGGCTTCAAGGCCTTGATATTCTTCATGGCCCTCTACTTAGTGGCACTAGGGAGTGGCTGCGTGAAACCAAACATGATAGCTCATGGTGCTGACCAGTTCAATAGAAAAGACTCCAAGCAGTCCAAGAAACTCTCCAGCTACTTCAATGCTGCCTATTTTGCCTTCTCTCTGGGTGAACTTGTTGCCCTCACACTCCTGGTTTGGCTCCAAACTCATTCTGGCATGGACATTGGCTTTGGTGTTTCCGCAGCTGCCATGGCTTTGGGGCTCATCAGCCTGGTTTGTGGTACAATATTTTACAAGAACAAGCCTCCGAGGGGAAGCATAATAACTCCCATTCTTCAA GTGTTTGTGGCggcaataataaaaagaaagaaagaaagtccATCTGACCCACATTTGCTCCATGGAATAGAAGGCAAGACACCGAATGCAAATGCTGCAACAGCATATGATGTCGGCCATCCTCAGTACACGAATAGATTTGG GTTCTTGAACAAAGCTTGTATAAAAGCAGGATCAGAAGGCAACATAAATGAAAGTGCTTGGAGATTATGCACAGTAAACCAAGTTGAACAAGTGAAAATACTAATAACAGTTGTCCCAATATTTGCATGCACCATTGTATTCAACACCATATTAGCACAACTCCAGACATTCTCAGTTCAACAAGGAAGTTCCATGGATACTCAACTCACCAGATCTTTCCACATTCCTCCTGCTTCCCTTCAAGCCATCCCTTACATCATCCTAATCTTTTTGGTCCCTCTCTACGACAGATTTTTCGTCCCTTTTGCCAGAAAAATCACTGGCCATGAGTCCGGAATCAGTCCCTTGAGGCGCATAGGGCTTGGCCTCTTTGTCGCAACTTTTTCAATGGTTGCAGCTGCAATAATGGAGAAAAGAAGAAGGGTTGCAGCAGTGGAGTCTAATGAAATCATCTCCATATTTTGGATAACACCACAGTATTTGATTTTCGGATTATCTGAAATGTTTACTGCAATAGGATTGATCGAGTTCTTTTACAAACAGAACATTAAAGGGATGCAATCTTTTTTAACTGCCATGACTTATTGCTCATACTCATTTGGCTTTTACCTAAGCTCTGTTCTTGTTTCTTTGGTGAACAAGATCACTTCTAATTCTTCGAGCCGCGGATGGATGGGGGAGAATGATCTGAATCACGACAGGTTGGATCTTTTCTACTGGTTTCTAGCAGTACTGAGTTTGATCAACTTtgtgaattatctcttttgggcTAAATGGTATAACAGGAGCATTCCATTAGTCCTAGATGCTAAACCACAGTTTGATTCTAAGTCTGTAAAGGCTAATTATGTTGGAGATGATATGGCTTAA
- the LOC108222996 gene encoding uncharacterized protein LOC108222996: MMKVLILWVHFLSLIWLSQIVTANYFAKYGIFTPAVPAPYTPVVSLPPLIDPRPPMLSPPPTSPPPPRGPPTPTPRPPNPRPPNPPRPPRVVKCRLREFRFCFGVELPCPAACPNSYCDFPGAVCQDPRFVGGDGVTFYFHGRKDRDFCLVSDSNLHINAHFIGKRNPKLKRDYTWVQSIGILFNNHKLIVSAKRTSKWDDNVDRLAITVDDKPLELPKAEASTWHAPHATPSFTISRTSKTNSVEVEVADGFRVRATVVPITEHESKVHNYEINTSEDCFAHLELEFKFYNLTDGVDGVLGQTYRSNYVSKAKISSAMPVMGGTEKYMSSDLLSTDCAVSRFGSVGAEISKKKGNESEYSALRCSSGIKGNGIVCKK, encoded by the exons ATGATGAAAGTGTTGATTTTGTGGGTTCATTTCCTTTCACTTATATGGCTCTCACAGATAGTGACAGCAAATTATTTCGCCAAATATGGTATTTTCACTCCTGCAGTACCAGCACCATATACTCCGGTGGTCTCATTACCCCCACTGATTGATCCGAGGCCGCCAATGCTGAGCCCACCACCGACATCACCGCCACCACCACGGGGACCACCAACACCGACCCCTAGACCACCAAATCCTAGACCACCAAATCCTCCTAGACCACCACGGGTTGTGAAATGCCGGTTACGCGAGTTTCGGTTCTGCTTTGGCGTCGAGCTCCCCTGCCCAGCTGCATGCCCTAATAGCT ATTGCGATTTTCCTGGAGCTGTTTGTCAAGACCCCCGCTTCGTAGGAGGTGATGGCGTTACCTTCTACTTCCACGGCCGCAAAGATCGAGATTTCTGCCTCGTTTCCGATTCCAATCTTCACATCAACGCTCACTTCATCGGAAAGCGAAACCCCAAACTAAAAAGAGATTACACTTGGGTGCAATCCATAGGAATCCTATTCAACAACCACAAACTTATCGTATCTGCTAAAAGAACATCCAAGTGGGATGACAACGTCGATCGCCTCGCCATAACTGTCGATGACAAGCCTCTTGAGCTGCCAAAAGCCGAAGCTTCCACGTGGCATGCACCTCATGCAACTCCATCTTTTACTATTTCAAGAACCAGCAAGACAAACAGTGTTGAAGTTGAAGTGGCTGATGGTTTTAGGGTTAGGGCAACTGTGGTCCCGATAACAGAACACGAATCCAAGGTGCACAACTATGAGATTAATACGAGTGAGGATTGTTTCGCGCATCTTGAGCTGGAATTCAAGTTCTATAATCTGACAGATGGTGTGGATGGAGTATTAGGGCAGACTTACAGAAGCAATTATGTGAGCAAAGCAAAGATTAGCTCCGCGATGCCGGTGATGGGGGGTACCGAGAAATATATGTCATCTGATCTGTTGTCAACGGACTGTGCTGTTTCTAGGTTTGGCAGTGTTGGGGCCGAGATTTCGAAGAAGAAGGGAAATGAGTCTGAGTATTCTGCCTTGCGCTGCAGCAGTGGGATTAAAGGAAATGGAATTGTATGCAAAAAATAG